The nucleotide window CCTTCAAGCACTGTGGAACCACCTGCCATAAGGATTCTCTGAAGCCAGGACTCACAACAATGAGGATGGGGATTGGACATAACAGAATCTCCTGGAGGGGATATAGATGGTTTGAAAATGCATATTGTGccctataattttatatttacaaagtcAAAAAGCTTTTTATGAAACAAACTATGGGAAGTAAAGTTTGATTAAATCATCTTAGGATGTAGGGATACAAAAAAGCTAGTTTATTTTCCTATCAATAATTCTCAGAACAAGGTTGTATTAGTGCTCTGATCCACAGCAACTGAGAATCTCCAGGGTCATGTGAATTTATCAGAAGAGGGTAttgatttgaaaaatgttttgcgGCACTGCTCTGTATTGCATAACATTTTCACCTTTGCTTCACTCTCCTCTCTCAGGTTTTGCCACAACCCTTTCTCTTGGCCTCTTCCCTGTTCTCCCTCAAGGACTGGGAGGagtctgccctcccctcccctcccctcccccagttttAGAAGTGAGTGTGTGTGCTGGGAGATTAATACCTTCTCCACTTCTCCATTTGAAGGTGACCTCTGAGAAGGATGTGCAAGCAGCCCTGActctagcaaaagaaaaatttggccGCGTGGATGTGGCTGTCAACTGTGCAGGTATTGCAGTGGCCATCAAAACATACAACTTAAAGAAGAGCCAAGCCCATACCTTGGAGGACTTTCAGCGAGTTCTCAATGTAAGTAAGGCCTTGGAGGTTCTCCACGGGTAGGAGTAAGAGGTGTCTGGCTGTGGGTGCCCCCAAAGCTTTTAGGGGACAGAAAGATGCCTCTACCTCAGGTCCTACACCATGTCTGTACCTGTCCTCCAGGTGAATCTCATGGGTACCTTCAATGTGATCCGCCTAGTGGCTGGTGAGATGGGCCAGAATGAACCAGACCAGGGAGGCCAACGTGGGGTCATCATCAACACTGCCAGTGTGGCTGCCTTCGAAGGCCAGGTGTGTAGTCAGGGACAAAGCTTGTGCCTCCTCAGTGACTTGTTGGGGTCCTCCCACCTATGATCTCCACTCCTTCTCCAGGTTGGACAAGCTGCATACTCTGCTTCCAAGGGGGGCATAGTGGGCATGACACTGCCTATTGCTCGGGATCTGGCTCCCATAGGCATTCGGGTGATGACCATTGCTCCAGGTAGACATATCCCCTTTTCCCTGTTACACCTGGGATTGGGTGGAATCTGTGGGCAATTGAGAAGGGAAAGTATCCACTTCCTAAGCAACAGCAGCCTTTCACCTCTGGGCCCCCGAGAAGCACCAAGAAGTAGGGCTAAAGTGAGGAAGGACTGGGTAAATATGAAAGCAAGCGTGGGTCTCTGACCCTGGCTATCTTGTCTAGGACTATTTGGCACCCCTCTGCTGACCACCCTCCCAGAGAAGGTACGCAACTTCTTGGCCAGCCAGGTTCCCTTCCCCAGCCGACTGGGTGACCCTGCTGAGTATGCTCACCTGGTACAGGCCATCATCGAGAACCCATTCCTCAATGGAGAGGTCATCCGGCTGGATGGGGCCATCCGCTTGCAACCTtgaagggagaaggcagagaaaacacGCTCCTCTGCCCTACCTTCCCCTGGGGTACTACTCTCCAGCTCAGGAGGTAGCCATTTTGTAACTGTTCACCAGTCACCCTCTGTGCCTAATAAAGTCTCTATTTCTCACAGGGTGTGGGCAGTGTTGTGTGCTGGGGGACCTGGCATGGGGAAAAAAGGTGAAATCTCTGACAGGGTTGGATGCTCAGGGCCCTGGGGTGGAGTGGGAAAGGCAGTACCTCACACTCTTTGTGTCCGGTTACAACACATGGCCTTGATTTTGGTGAATAACTTTATTACCTAGGGTATATAGCATTTTCCTCTTTGACTTCTAGCCATCTGTGAGCTTTATGGGGGAAAAGGCAGAGAATCATCCTGGAGCTCAGCGGCTGCTGTTGTTGAACTGTTGGTAATATCGGGCGGTAGGTTGATTGGTGTAGATCACTGAATTCAGATAATTCTGCCTGTGAAAGAAATCCGGAGGCCTCAGCTGATGtgctttccctctctccctggtcCTCGCTATCCTTCCCTACCCTCCCTTGGGATTCATTCATCCCCACTATCACCCCTTAGAACTCACTGGGTTTTTTGCTCCTTAGCCAGCTGCTGGTTGAAGGAGTCTAGCCCCCTCTGAAATTTGGCACACAATTCCCTCTCCTGCTCTTCTAGCTCCAGCGCTGCCTGGGCTGCGAGCAGGCTCTGCCTTTCCCATTCAGCATCCAGTGCTTGTTCTGTCTGGTGCTGTGCCTCCTTCTCCAAGCGTTGCACCTCCTGGACTTTCCTGATGGCAGCTAGCTGCTCTGGAGTCATGCCCTTCCAGCAATAGGGCAGGACCCGGTGGGGAGCCATACGACGTTTGGCAACCTGAGGGTTCTCAGTCAGCAGGTCACTGTTGATCTGGTTCTGGATCTCCGTGAGGTTGGCTGCCTGTTCACGCACATGCTCACAGCGCTGCCGCTCAGCCAGCTCAGCTGCCTGGTAGGGCCCCCAAATGTAAGTATTTGGGTGCCCAACCTCAGGGAACTCTCTGTTGAGGGGGAGGGAGGACCATGGCCCTACTCCTCCATCTCAGGGAGAGAAAGAACAGACACTATATGGCCTTTTAATGACTGtaagctgggggaggggtggaatgGGCAGGGAACTTTACCCTCAGGAAGCCCTTAGACTGAGAGGCTGGGGATGAGAGGGCAATGCTCTGTTCCCAAGTCATCCCATGCCTGGAGGTGGGGAAAGGTAACTTGTACCCTAAGAGGGACCTTAGGTGAAGGGGGAGTCCTCAGGTAGATGAGGGCTGGTGCTGACTTGAGAAGGGAATGTGAGAAGAATGATGTGGCTGAGGTTCCCCAGGACCTTGTTCAGGGGTTGGAGAGAGCCTGGTGTACT belongs to Eulemur rufifrons isolate Redbay chromosome 30, OSU_ERuf_1, whole genome shotgun sequence and includes:
- the HSD17B10 gene encoding 3-hydroxyacyl-CoA dehydrogenase type-2 isoform X2, whose product is MATACRSVKGLVAVITGGASGLGLATAERLVGQGASAVLLDLPSSGGEAQAQKLGKSCAFAPADVTSEKDVQAALTLAKEKFGRVDVAVNCAGIAVAIKTYNLKKSQAHTLEDFQRVLNVNLMGTFNVIRLVAGEMGQNEPDQGGQRGVIINTASVAAFEGQVGQAAYSASKGGIVGMTLPIARDLAPIGLFGTPLLTTLPEKVRNFLASQVPFPSRLGDPAEYAHLVQAIIENPFLNGEVIRLDGAIRLQP
- the HSD17B10 gene encoding 3-hydroxyacyl-CoA dehydrogenase type-2 isoform X1 — translated: MATACRSVKGLVAVITGGASGLGLATAERLVGQGASAVLLDLPSSGGEAQAQKLGKSCAFAPADVTSEKDVQAALTLAKEKFGRVDVAVNCAGIAVAIKTYNLKKSQAHTLEDFQRVLNVNLMGTFNVIRLVAGEMGQNEPDQGGQRGVIINTASVAAFEGQVGQAAYSASKGGIVGMTLPIARDLAPIGIRVMTIAPGLFGTPLLTTLPEKVRNFLASQVPFPSRLGDPAEYAHLVQAIIENPFLNGEVIRLDGAIRLQP